The genomic region CAGAAGGCCCGGGCATCAAAGCCGGCGATTTCATCTGGCACCTCATATCCACCCAACGCCACCGGCACCCCGTGGACGATGAATCCGCGGTGTTGTCGCGGTTTGCCGAAGGAAACGTCGTCAAGCGCGACGGCTCCGCACTCACACCCGATGAGTGGCTGGCCCCCGGCACCGACGTCTACTTCTACCGGCGCCCAGCGCCCGAGCGGCCTGTCCCCTTCGACATCACCACCGTCTTCGAAGACGACGACATCCTCGTCGTGGACAAACCGCCATTTCTGGCCACGATGCCGCGCGCCTCGCACATCACCGAAACCGCCACCGTGCGCCTCCGACGCGCCACCGGAAACGAAGAACTCACACCCGCCCACCGCCTTGACCGCGCCACATCCGGTCTGCTCCTGCTGACCAAACGCCGCGCCATCCGCGGCGCCTACCAGGAGCTTTTCGCGCGACGCGAGGTGCGCAAGGAATACGAGGCGATCGCCCCGCTTCACGACGTCCCTCCGGCCACCCCCTGGCTCCACCACTTGACCAAACAGTCCGGCGAACCCGCCGCCCGCGTCGTGCCGGGCGCCGAGCCTAACAGCCGCACCGTCGTCGCCGACGTCTCCCGGCTCCCGCTGCCTGTCGAAACCGCATTGCAGGCCCACTACGGCCTCACCGAACCCCTCGGCCGCTACACGTTGCAGCCAGAAACCGGCCGCACCCACCAACTCCGAGTGCAAATGATGCAGGAAGCCGCCCCCATCCTCGGCGACCGCATCTACCCGGAGCTTCTTCCCGCCGACGGCGAGGACTTTTCAGTGCCGATGCTTCTGCGCTGCACCCTGCTCGGCTTCACTGATCCGTTGAGCGGGGAACCTCGAGCGTTTCAGCTGCACGGGGAGTGGCCGGTGCCCTAGGCCGTTGGCCTGTTGGGGTTGGTATTCGGGGTTGTCCGCAATGCGGAAGTTCCGCGGTGTGGGGTAGCTCGTATTGGTCGGCTAGCGGAGATCGAGTTCGTGCGGTTTCGGCGGTGTATTCGACGTCCGGTGCTCGACTTTCAGCGCAGCGGCGATGTCATCGTGGGTGCGCATTCGTGTTCCGCAACGCATTGCGCTCCGGTTGTTGGGGGCTGACCCATTGTTGGTAGCGGTCTGCTTGTCCGCAATGCGGGGATTCCGCAATGGGTCACTCCGCACCAACTAACCGCCGGGAGGATCAACCCCGTGGCCGACGTGGTTGGTTGGTGTGCCCCATTGTTGGTTGTGGTGTGGTTGTCCGCAATGCGGAAATTCCGCAACGTACTGGTCTCCGGTTGGTGGGGGCTGACCAATGATTGGAGTCGGTCTGGTTGTCCGCAATGTGGAGATTCCGCAATGGGCCAGTCTGCCTCAGTAGCCACGGGACCGAAGGTCGCCTGGTGGACCTGCCCGGTTGGTTGGTGTCGGCCATTGTTGGTGGTCGTCTGGTTATCCGAAATGCGGAAATTCCGCAACGTACTGCTCTCCGGTTGGTGGGTCGTGGCCAATGATTGGTGGCGGTTTGCTTGTCCGCAATGCGTGGATTCCGCAATGGGTGAGCCCGCAACTGGTAGCCGCTGGGGCGATCGACCCCGTGATTGGTTGGTGTGCTCCAATGGTTGGTTGGGGTGTGGTTCCGCAATGCGGGTGCCGGTGTGCTGGCGGTGTGCGCCGGCTGCGGTGTGCGGGCGGCGGGCCAAAAGGGGGCTGCATATGTGAAAGCACCCGCTGTTGGTCATCGTGGTGGTGATCAACGGCGGGTGCTTTATTGTGAAGTTGTTGGGTCGGCGGTAACCTACTCTCCCACTCCCTCCCGGGGGCAGTACCATCGGCGCGGGCGGGCTTAGCTTCCGGGTTCGGAATGGGACCGGGCGTTTCCCCGCCGCTATCAACCACCGACACACCTTGGGGGGCATGCCTGGGTCGCGTGTGCGACTGGTGTATGCAGTTGTTCGGCCAACCAGCGTGGTGGTTGGTGTGTTGTGTCAGTGACTGCACAGTGGACGCGAGCACAACATTTGTGTTGTGTTTCGTGCGGTGTTTACAACCCTATGTTGGTTGTTTGGTGTTGGTGTTTATTGGTGTATTAGTACCGGTCGCCTCCACACATTGCTGTGCTTCCAGGTCCGGCCTATCAACCCAGTCGTCTTCTGGGAACCTCAAATGAAACCTCATCTTAAAACAGGCTTCCCGCTTAGATGCTTTCAGCGGTTATCCCTCCCGTACGTAGCCAACCAGCCGTGCTCCTGGCGGAACAACTGGCACACTAGAGGTACGTCCGTCCCGGTCCTCTCGTACTAGGGACAGCCTTCTTCAAGTTTC from Corynebacterium fournieri harbors:
- a CDS encoding pseudouridine synthase; amino-acid sequence: MARKKTQKTGPLPPRNGLGATRARVPEGPGIKAGDFIWHLISTQRHRHPVDDESAVLSRFAEGNVVKRDGSALTPDEWLAPGTDVYFYRRPAPERPVPFDITTVFEDDDILVVDKPPFLATMPRASHITETATVRLRRATGNEELTPAHRLDRATSGLLLLTKRRAIRGAYQELFARREVRKEYEAIAPLHDVPPATPWLHHLTKQSGEPAARVVPGAEPNSRTVVADVSRLPLPVETALQAHYGLTEPLGRYTLQPETGRTHQLRVQMMQEAAPILGDRIYPELLPADGEDFSVPMLLRCTLLGFTDPLSGEPRAFQLHGEWPVP